The following coding sequences are from one Granulicella sp. L56 window:
- a CDS encoding NUDIX hydrolase yields MIRTISSREVYRNRWTRVREDVIERTNGQLGIYGVVDKDPAAIIIPLEATVEGEFVYLIEQFRYAVGARHIEFPQGGWEIAEVDAEELARGELREETGLMAARMTYLSTLQIAYGVMNQQQHVFLAEGLTMGEAEPDVEEHDLVVRRVSVDEFEQMLLDGVIVDNCSVAAWGLYKVWRERR; encoded by the coding sequence ATGATTCGGACGATCAGCAGCCGGGAGGTCTATCGCAACCGTTGGACGCGGGTGCGCGAGGATGTGATTGAGCGGACGAATGGGCAGCTTGGGATCTATGGGGTGGTGGATAAAGATCCGGCTGCAATCATCATTCCGCTGGAGGCTACGGTGGAAGGGGAGTTTGTCTACCTGATCGAGCAGTTCCGGTATGCGGTGGGCGCGCGGCATATTGAGTTTCCGCAGGGCGGTTGGGAGATAGCAGAGGTGGATGCAGAAGAGTTGGCGCGGGGGGAACTGCGCGAGGAGACTGGGCTGATGGCGGCGAGGATGACTTATCTTTCGACGCTGCAGATTGCGTATGGAGTGATGAATCAGCAGCAGCATGTATTTCTGGCGGAGGGGCTGACGATGGGAGAAGCCGAGCCGGATGTGGAGGAGCATGACCTGGTGGTGCGGCGGGTGAGCGTGGACGAGTTCGAGCAGATGTTGCTGGATGGGGTGATTGTGGACAACTGCTCGGTGGCGGCTTGGGGGCTTTATAAGGTGTGGCGGGAACGGCGGTAG
- a CDS encoding acyltransferase family protein produces MTSETKTALVGCEEVTTTRVKPGRLLSIDLLRGLTIGFMILVNNNGSPAAYSQLEHSAWNGFTATDLVFPTFLFLVGVSTVFSTASRLARGDSKQSLFLHTLRRAVILFLLGLLVNSFPHFHWHTLRFYGVLPRIAICYFVVATLYLINPKWKNKLVLAVALLVGYWALMRFVPVPGYGTPGRDVPLLDPDRNLVAWLDRNIFAASHLYERTRDPEGLLSTLPALATTLIGLLTGIWLRTQRALGEKIRGIAVAGVSCLVLGWVWNFSFPINKKLWTSSFVLFAVGLSLLLLALSIWMFDGRSEGEAKAVKRSGWFTPLLVFGTNAITAYVFSELLAGGIGSILVRPGMNLQHWLANGILSAVPYPAFASLLYSLGFVAFCWLPTYLLFRRKIFIKI; encoded by the coding sequence ATGACGAGTGAGACGAAGACGGCGCTGGTTGGCTGCGAAGAGGTGACTACGACGCGGGTGAAGCCGGGGCGATTGTTGTCGATCGACCTGCTGCGCGGGTTGACCATTGGCTTCATGATTCTGGTGAATAACAATGGGAGCCCGGCAGCTTACTCGCAGCTTGAGCATTCTGCCTGGAACGGATTTACGGCTACCGACCTGGTGTTTCCTACCTTTCTATTTCTGGTCGGCGTCTCGACGGTATTCTCGACGGCGTCGCGGCTGGCGCGGGGAGACAGCAAGCAATCGCTGTTTCTACATACACTGCGGCGTGCGGTGATTCTGTTTCTGCTGGGGTTGCTGGTCAACAGCTTTCCGCACTTCCATTGGCATACGCTGCGGTTTTATGGTGTGCTGCCGCGGATTGCGATCTGCTACTTCGTTGTGGCCACACTCTATTTAATCAACCCAAAGTGGAAGAACAAGCTGGTGCTTGCGGTCGCGCTGCTGGTGGGCTACTGGGCGCTGATGCGGTTCGTTCCGGTGCCGGGATATGGGACGCCGGGACGCGATGTTCCTTTACTTGATCCTGATCGCAATCTGGTTGCGTGGCTCGACCGCAACATCTTTGCGGCTTCGCATCTTTACGAGCGGACGCGTGATCCCGAGGGGCTGCTAAGTACGCTGCCCGCACTGGCGACGACGTTGATCGGATTGCTTACGGGTATCTGGCTGCGGACGCAGCGGGCGCTGGGAGAGAAAATACGCGGGATTGCTGTGGCGGGTGTCAGTTGCCTGGTGTTGGGATGGGTGTGGAACTTCTCTTTCCCGATCAACAAAAAACTTTGGACGAGCTCGTTTGTGCTGTTTGCGGTGGGACTGAGCTTGTTGCTGCTGGCGCTCTCGATCTGGATGTTTGATGGACGGTCGGAGGGAGAGGCCAAGGCGGTGAAGCGGTCGGGGTGGTTTACTCCGCTGCTAGTCTTCGGCACGAATGCGATTACAGCTTATGTGTTTTCGGAGTTGCTGGCCGGGGGGATCGGGAGCATCCTTGTGCGGCCGGGCATGAATCTTCAGCATTGGCTCGCGAATGGAATTTTGAGCGCGGTCCCTTATCCGGCGTTCGCTTCGCTGCTTTATTCGCTTGGGTTCGTCGCTTTTTGCTGGCTGCCTACCTATCTGCTGTTTCGACGAAAAATCTTTATCAAGATCTGA
- a CDS encoding alpha-N-acetylglucosaminidase has translation MCSVVLLLVSSDGVYAQTTAPAEEVLQRLMPQLAPQFQLALVSRADHKDYFRITGTTGHIRVEAGTTPTLLFGVNWYLKYVAHLQISTNGLQLGRAGLRLPAVATPIERPALYPWRYALNENVDGYSAPYWGLKRWQHEIDVLAMSGTNAVLIERGTDLVLYKTFRDAGYSDEAIRRWITQPAHQNWQLMGNMCCFDEPISMELLKKRAESAKALIASLRRLGITPVLPGYYGIVPADFAAANPGAHVITQGDWNGFTRPGWLDPRDPHFAKLAESFYRHQRELYGDTTIYDMEIFQEGGGAGDVPVAAGAKRVQEALERAHPNALWLMMAWQKTPSPELIAGVDVKHILVADIEQGRIPRDNRDAQFGGAAWLYGGLWEFGGRTTMGAPLYDYAVRFPLMAKRPGSRIAGTALFTEGLDTNPYAFDLYTEMVWHDEPVNLIAWTNDYALRRYGGEDVHARNAWQILLKTAYGYRADGNRKHGERDASQDSLFNAQPLLTAKRASSPGPDVLRYEAANLQPALTELLEVAPALRSSETYRYDVVDVGRQVMANESRRLLPLINAAYEAKDKAAFARLTAEWLHDMKLQDDLLRSDGNFLLGRWLSYVAPWSSSSEESERLNYDARSILTTWGNRSASEAGHLHEYGNKDWAGLTSDYYMPRWKIYFDSLAKSLSTGEPAAPIDWYAFGDRWNHGHTHYTATPEGDSYAAALEIARQLHLAPGESK, from the coding sequence TTGTGTTCGGTTGTACTTCTGCTGGTTTCGAGTGATGGGGTCTATGCGCAGACGACGGCACCTGCCGAGGAAGTGCTGCAACGGCTGATGCCGCAGCTTGCTCCGCAGTTCCAACTGGCACTGGTTTCGCGGGCTGACCATAAGGACTATTTCCGTATTACAGGGACGACCGGACATATACGGGTGGAGGCTGGCACTACCCCTACGCTGCTGTTTGGGGTGAACTGGTATCTGAAGTATGTCGCGCATCTGCAGATTTCGACCAATGGACTTCAGCTTGGACGGGCCGGATTGAGATTGCCTGCTGTGGCGACGCCGATTGAGAGGCCAGCGCTTTATCCGTGGCGCTATGCGCTGAATGAAAATGTCGATGGCTACTCCGCTCCCTACTGGGGGCTGAAGCGGTGGCAGCACGAGATCGATGTTCTGGCGATGAGCGGGACGAACGCCGTGTTGATCGAGCGGGGCACGGACCTTGTGCTTTACAAGACGTTTCGGGATGCGGGGTATTCGGACGAGGCGATTCGGCGGTGGATTACGCAGCCTGCCCACCAGAACTGGCAGTTGATGGGAAATATGTGCTGCTTCGACGAGCCGATCTCGATGGAGTTGCTGAAGAAGAGGGCGGAGTCGGCGAAGGCGTTGATCGCGAGTCTGCGGCGGCTGGGGATTACGCCGGTGCTGCCGGGATACTACGGGATAGTTCCAGCGGATTTTGCAGCAGCCAATCCGGGAGCGCATGTAATTACGCAGGGCGATTGGAACGGATTTACGCGGCCCGGCTGGCTCGATCCGAGGGACCCGCACTTTGCCAAGCTGGCGGAATCTTTCTATCGGCATCAGCGCGAGCTCTATGGCGATACGACGATCTACGACATGGAGATATTTCAGGAGGGCGGCGGCGCAGGAGACGTTCCTGTGGCTGCGGGCGCGAAGCGGGTGCAGGAGGCGCTGGAACGCGCGCATCCGAATGCGCTGTGGCTAATGATGGCGTGGCAGAAGACGCCTTCGCCGGAGCTGATAGCGGGAGTGGATGTCAAACATATCCTGGTCGCCGATATCGAGCAGGGACGGATTCCACGGGACAACAGGGATGCTCAGTTTGGTGGAGCTGCGTGGTTATATGGCGGGCTGTGGGAGTTTGGCGGACGGACGACGATGGGCGCGCCTTTGTATGACTATGCGGTACGGTTTCCTTTGATGGCGAAGCGTCCAGGTAGCCGTATCGCAGGAACGGCGCTGTTTACGGAAGGGCTGGATACGAATCCTTATGCGTTCGATCTTTATACGGAGATGGTCTGGCATGATGAGCCGGTGAATCTTATTGCCTGGACGAATGATTATGCTCTGCGGCGATATGGTGGCGAGGATGTTCATGCGCGGAATGCCTGGCAGATATTGTTGAAGACGGCGTATGGCTATCGTGCGGATGGCAACAGGAAGCATGGCGAACGCGATGCTTCGCAGGACTCGCTGTTCAATGCGCAGCCTTTGCTGACGGCGAAGCGGGCGTCATCGCCGGGGCCGGATGTGTTGCGGTATGAAGCTGCGAATCTACAACCGGCGTTGACGGAGTTGCTTGAGGTTGCGCCTGCGCTTCGCAGCAGCGAGACGTATCGCTATGACGTGGTGGATGTGGGTCGGCAGGTGATGGCGAACGAGAGCAGAAGGCTGCTGCCGCTGATCAACGCTGCCTATGAGGCGAAGGACAAGGCTGCGTTTGCGCGGCTGACGGCGGAATGGCTTCACGACATGAAGCTGCAGGATGATCTGCTGCGGTCTGATGGCAATTTCCTGCTGGGGCGATGGCTCTCGTATGTTGCGCCTTGGTCTTCGTCTTCAGAGGAGAGCGAGCGGCTGAACTACGATGCGCGTTCGATTCTGACGACCTGGGGAAATCGCAGCGCAAGCGAGGCTGGACATCTGCATGAATATGGCAACAAGGACTGGGCCGGATTGACAAGCGATTACTATATGCCGCGATGGAAGATATACTTCGACTCGCTGGCGAAGTCGCTTTCGACGGGAGAGCCAGCGGCACCGATTGACTGGTACGCGTTTGGCGATCGGTGGAACCATGGCCACACGCACTATACTGCTACACCGGAAGGCGATAGCTATGCTGCCGCGCTCGAGATTGCGCGACAGCTTCATCTGGCGCCAGGAGAATCGAAATGA